In Polaribacter sp. Hel_I_88, the following proteins share a genomic window:
- a CDS encoding mechanosensitive ion channel family protein: MEFENLLYNYLLETGLSEASAKYLNMVILLSATIFAAFLVHFIIRRILLSFFTGLSSKTKTNFDDLLLKNKAPKNIAHIIPLIFTLKFIPFIFKDFPYFENFVQKGFQVFTIILVLWIVRSLLNTIKDYLKTLPNLKDKPIDSYIQVFMIFAWAIGILSAFAIITGIEFIKFITTIGAASAVIILIFKDTILGFVASIQVSINDMVRIGDWITFEKYGADGDVIEINLSTVKVQNFDMTITTIPTYALIADSFKNWRGMTDSGGRRIKRSLNIKLDSIHYITSEELDSFKKIQSIATYLETRQKDIDAFNQKNNINKELLLNGRNMTNIGVFRKYIETYIEHHSGTNKEMMIMVRQLAPETQGIPLEIYAFSSDKRWQNYEYIMADIFDHVIAAVPYFNLEIFELPSNSSFVHRNKEGEITDQINLKEE; the protein is encoded by the coding sequence ATGGAATTTGAGAATTTATTATACAATTATTTACTAGAAACAGGTCTCAGTGAAGCATCTGCTAAGTATTTAAATATGGTAATTTTATTATCAGCTACCATATTTGCTGCTTTTTTAGTTCACTTTATTATTAGAAGAATTTTATTGTCTTTTTTTACGGGTCTTTCTTCAAAGACAAAAACCAATTTTGATGATTTACTTTTAAAAAATAAAGCACCCAAGAATATTGCGCATATTATTCCCTTAATATTTACGTTAAAATTTATTCCCTTTATTTTTAAAGATTTCCCTTATTTTGAAAACTTTGTTCAGAAAGGCTTTCAAGTGTTCACCATTATTCTTGTGCTGTGGATTGTTAGAAGTCTTTTAAATACTATAAAAGATTATTTAAAAACGTTACCCAATTTAAAAGATAAACCTATAGATAGTTATATTCAGGTTTTTATGATTTTTGCTTGGGCTATTGGTATTTTATCTGCCTTTGCTATTATTACAGGAATCGAATTTATTAAATTTATTACGACCATTGGTGCAGCTTCTGCAGTAATTATTTTAATTTTTAAAGACACCATTTTAGGGTTTGTAGCCAGCATTCAAGTTTCTATAAATGATATGGTTCGAATTGGAGATTGGATTACCTTCGAAAAATATGGTGCAGATGGAGATGTGATTGAGATTAATTTATCGACAGTAAAAGTGCAAAATTTCGATATGACAATTACCACAATTCCAACCTATGCTTTAATTGCTGACTCGTTTAAAAATTGGCGTGGAATGACAGATTCTGGTGGACGAAGAATTAAAAGATCATTAAATATTAAGTTAGATAGTATTCATTATATTACGAGTGAAGAGTTAGATTCGTTCAAAAAAATTCAATCTATTGCAACCTATTTAGAAACTCGTCAAAAAGATATTGACGCTTTTAACCAAAAAAACAACATCAACAAAGAGCTTCTTTTAAATGGAAGAAATATGACCAATATTGGTGTTTTTAGAAAATATATAGAAACGTATATCGAACATCATTCTGGAACCAATAAAGAAATGATGATTATGGTGCGTCAATTAGCTCCAGAAACCCAAGGAATTCCCTTAGAAATTTATGCTTTTAGTAGTGATAAACGTTGGCAAAACTACGAGTATATTATGGCTGATATTTTTGATCATGTTATTGCAGCAGTTCCTTATTTTAATTTAGAAATTTTTGAATTGCCAAGTAATTCTAGCTTTGTGCACAGAAATAAGGAAGGAGAAATTACAGATCAAATCAATTTGAAAGAAGAATAG
- a CDS encoding EamA family transporter yields the protein MWMYLGLLSALFLGLHSLCKKHAVQGNEVLPVLLGTLLAGFVVFIPFFIGSIYNPEYFQEIGFYITPIAIKTHGFIFVKSMIMTGSWVLAYAALKHLPITIVTPIRSAGPFFTFIGAILIYDENPKFLQWIGFFLIIFSVLLYSKIGKKEGINFKKNKWIFAIIGATFLGASSGLYDKFLIQNLTLNPQTLQFWFCFYTILILLIILSITWFPKKEKRAAFKFRWTIIAVGVLLQTADYFYFKALQDPDALIMLLSAIKRSQILIAVVIGGLLFKEHNKRKKLIPLLGILIGVFLILYS from the coding sequence ATGTGGATGTATTTAGGATTATTATCGGCGCTTTTTTTAGGCTTACATAGTTTATGTAAAAAGCACGCAGTTCAAGGTAATGAAGTTTTACCAGTACTTTTAGGAACGTTATTAGCAGGTTTTGTTGTATTTATTCCCTTTTTTATTGGCTCAATTTACAATCCTGAGTATTTTCAAGAAATTGGTTTTTATATTACTCCTATTGCTATAAAAACGCATGGTTTTATCTTTGTAAAATCTATGATTATGACAGGTTCTTGGGTTTTGGCGTATGCTGCTTTAAAACACTTACCAATAACAATTGTAACTCCAATTCGTTCTGCAGGTCCTTTTTTTACTTTTATTGGTGCAATATTAATATATGATGAAAATCCGAAGTTTTTACAATGGATTGGTTTTTTCTTAATTATATTTTCTGTTTTATTATACTCTAAAATTGGTAAAAAAGAAGGTATTAATTTTAAAAAGAATAAATGGATTTTTGCCATTATTGGTGCTACATTTTTAGGAGCTTCTAGTGGTTTGTATGATAAGTTTTTGATTCAGAATTTAACGTTGAATCCACAAACTTTACAATTTTGGTTTTGCTTCTATACAATTCTTATTTTGCTCATTATTTTATCGATTACATGGTTTCCAAAGAAAGAAAAACGGGCAGCTTTTAAATTTCGTTGGACAATTATTGCAGTTGGAGTTTTGCTACAAACAGCAGATTATTTCTATTTTAAAGCCTTACAAGATCCTGATGCGTTGATTATGCTTTTATCAGCCATTAAAAGAAGTCAGATTTTAATTGCGGTTGTTATTGGTGGTTTGCTATTTAAGGAACACAATAAACGTAAAAAATTGATTCCTTTGTTGGGAATTTTAATAGGAGTTTTTCTGATTTTGTATTCTTAA
- a CDS encoding TetR/AcrR family transcriptional regulator, whose amino-acid sequence MAQLQKSIAKRNALIEATIKLVNNSGFHATPMSKIAKMANVSPATIYLYFENKQDLVNKTYIQVKEAYTKYAFETYSTEMSVEEGFENIWKRIANFKLKEVKNALFLAQCDNSPIIDEASREEGIKHLQPLLTLWERGKKEGIIKPISDYLLYAYAINPLSFLMINQKKGVFQLDNSHINDAYICAWNSISIQQKS is encoded by the coding sequence ATGGCACAACTACAAAAGAGTATCGCAAAAAGAAACGCACTTATAGAAGCTACCATTAAGCTTGTAAATAATAGTGGATTTCATGCAACCCCAATGAGTAAAATTGCAAAAATGGCGAATGTTTCACCTGCCACTATTTACTTATATTTTGAGAACAAACAAGATTTGGTGAACAAAACCTACATTCAAGTAAAAGAAGCTTATACAAAATATGCTTTTGAAACTTATTCCACAGAAATGTCGGTTGAAGAAGGTTTTGAAAATATTTGGAAAAGAATTGCCAATTTTAAATTAAAGGAAGTTAAAAACGCGTTGTTTTTAGCACAATGTGACAATTCTCCCATTATTGATGAAGCTAGCAGAGAAGAAGGAATTAAGCATTTACAACCTTTGTTAACTCTTTGGGAAAGAGGTAAAAAAGAAGGAATTATAAAACCAATTTCAGATTATTTATTATACGCGTATGCTATCAATCCTTTATCATTTTTAATGATCAATCAAAAAAAGGGCGTTTTTCAATTAGATAACTCGCATATAAATGATGCCTATATCTGTGCTTGGAATAGTATAAGTATTCAACAAAAATCCTAG
- a CDS encoding type 1 glutamine amidotransferase domain-containing protein, with protein sequence MNILFVLTSHDQLGETGKKTGFWVEEFAAPYYTLLDKGAKITLATPKGGKAPIDPSSDTEDASTEDTKRFDNDAHAQDLINNTHKLAEMNPTDFDAVFYPGGHGPLWDLANDAHSITLIETFNKLGKPVSFVCHAPAALKSVKGTNGESIVKGKNVTGFTNSEEKAVGLVDVVPFLVEDMLQENGGQYSKKEDWAEHAVKDGNLITGQNPASSKLVAEMLFESLQ encoded by the coding sequence ATGAACATATTATTCGTATTAACATCACATGATCAATTAGGAGAAACTGGAAAGAAAACTGGTTTTTGGGTAGAAGAATTTGCAGCACCTTATTATACGTTGTTAGATAAAGGCGCAAAAATTACATTGGCAACTCCAAAAGGTGGAAAAGCACCAATTGATCCAAGTAGTGATACAGAAGATGCAAGCACAGAAGACACAAAACGCTTTGATAATGATGCACATGCGCAAGATTTAATTAACAATACGCATAAACTTGCAGAAATGAATCCTACAGATTTTGATGCAGTTTTTTATCCAGGAGGTCATGGACCTTTATGGGATTTGGCAAACGATGCGCATTCTATTACTCTAATAGAAACTTTTAATAAATTAGGGAAACCAGTTTCTTTTGTTTGTCATGCTCCTGCAGCTTTAAAGTCAGTTAAAGGCACAAATGGAGAATCGATTGTAAAGGGTAAAAACGTTACTGGTTTTACAAATAGCGAAGAAAAAGCTGTTGGTTTGGTTGATGTTGTTCCGTTTTTGGTAGAAGATATGCTACAAGAAAATGGAGGGCAGTATTCTAAAAAAGAAGATTGGGCAGAACATGCTGTAAAAGATGGAAATTTAATTACAGGTCAGAATCCAGCTTCTTCAAAATTAGTAGCAGAAATGTTATTTGAATCTTTACAATAA
- a CDS encoding Crp/Fnr family transcriptional regulator, whose amino-acid sequence MEQIKAYLDKIATISQEDWNFFTSKLQRDIIPKKTIFLKINEIENRISFIESGVVRLFIPKENPEKEITFGFSFQNQFISAYDSFLRQKPSLYQLQTLTETSLLSITYADLQEVYQKTQIGNLIGRLTAERLFLIKSKREQNLLNLSAEERYMNLFKERPELIKVIPLKYISSYIGVTAQALSRIRKRV is encoded by the coding sequence TTGGAACAAATAAAAGCGTATTTAGATAAAATTGCCACAATTTCTCAGGAAGATTGGAACTTTTTTACCTCTAAATTACAAAGAGATATAATTCCTAAAAAAACAATTTTCTTAAAAATAAATGAAATAGAAAACCGTATTTCGTTTATAGAATCTGGTGTTGTGCGTTTGTTTATTCCGAAAGAAAATCCTGAAAAAGAAATTACATTTGGGTTTAGTTTTCAAAACCAATTTATAAGTGCTTATGATTCTTTTTTAAGACAAAAACCTTCTTTGTATCAATTACAAACCTTAACAGAAACCTCTCTTTTAAGTATTACATATGCAGATTTGCAAGAGGTGTATCAAAAAACTCAAATCGGGAATTTAATTGGAAGATTAACAGCAGAACGCCTTTTTTTAATCAAATCTAAAAGAGAGCAAAATTTGTTAAATCTATCAGCAGAAGAACGCTACATGAACTTATTTAAAGAAAGACCCGAACTTATAAAAGTAATTCCTTTAAAATATATCAGTTCTTATATTGGTGTAACTGCACAAGCTCTAAGTAGAATCCGCAAACGTGTTTAA
- a CDS encoding acyl-CoA desaturase — translation MTIIIFVLILWYGGLFFQSFFLHRYAAHQVFTMSKFTERITFILTWIFQGSSYLSAYGYGIMHRMHHAYTDTEKDPHSPSFDDNLFAMMWKTKTIYQDINDQKIEVDQKFTKNVPQWKSFDAFASSRFSRLLWIAFYVLFFAYFTTALWQWILLPVALLMAPIHGVIINWFGHIYGYVNFKMKNTSKNLFHFDFLMMGEGYHNNHHKHATSANFGVKWHEIDVTYLIIRVLDFFKIIKLKAIPVKR, via the coding sequence ATGACAATAATTATTTTTGTATTGATTCTTTGGTATGGAGGCTTATTTTTCCAATCCTTCTTTTTACATAGATATGCTGCACATCAAGTGTTTACAATGTCTAAATTTACAGAACGCATCACTTTTATTTTAACGTGGATTTTTCAAGGCTCTAGCTATTTAAGTGCTTATGGTTATGGTATTATGCACAGAATGCATCATGCGTATACAGACACAGAAAAAGATCCTCATTCACCTTCTTTTGATGATAATTTATTTGCAATGATGTGGAAAACAAAAACCATTTATCAAGATATAAACGATCAAAAAATTGAGGTAGATCAAAAATTCACCAAAAATGTTCCTCAATGGAAATCTTTTGATGCTTTTGCTAGTTCTCGTTTTTCAAGATTGCTTTGGATTGCTTTTTATGTGCTATTTTTCGCATATTTTACCACAGCTTTATGGCAATGGATTTTATTACCAGTTGCACTTTTAATGGCACCAATTCATGGCGTTATTATCAATTGGTTTGGACATATTTATGGGTATGTAAACTTCAAAATGAAAAACACGAGTAAAAACCTTTTTCATTTCGATTTTTTAATGATGGGCGAAGGCTATCATAACAATCATCATAAACACGCAACAAGTGCAAATTTTGGTGTAAAATGGCACGAAATTGATGTTACGTATTTGATTATAAGAGTTTTAGACTTCTTTAAAATTATTAAATTGAAAGCAATTCCTGTAAAAAGATAA